A window from Spirochaetaceae bacterium encodes these proteins:
- a CDS encoding ABC transporter substrate-binding protein → MRRGQSGLVRSRRGFRAAVALAVAVGLAFAPAAVLADAGEIVWGGAAPLTGLYAQAGTLGLVGMEAYVGYLNATGGINGRPVRTVMHDSGSVPEQALAVFKQIMAEEENVVAFYGDSTTFIKLSAPEVNDRYRILMGGSSMATELADPDKYRYHFMTGPTYADMIGILLEYIAGKREAGAAAPRVVLFYSNIDFGLDPIPASRERAKELGIDIVEEIETAPMGVDVAPAVLKLRRANPDYVIFHGYATTVWPEVMKQALQQGVNTMFMGTFWAMEPLLIRQLGPLADRYMGVFPYRYYWEQ, encoded by the coding sequence ATGAGGAGAGGACAGTCCGGATTGGTCCGGTCCAGGCGGGGCTTCCGTGCAGCCGTCGCGCTGGCGGTTGCCGTGGGCTTGGCATTCGCGCCGGCGGCGGTGCTGGCCGACGCCGGCGAGATCGTGTGGGGCGGCGCCGCGCCGCTGACGGGTCTGTACGCCCAGGCGGGCACCCTCGGCCTGGTAGGAATGGAAGCCTACGTCGGCTACCTGAACGCCACCGGCGGCATCAACGGCCGGCCGGTGCGTACGGTGATGCACGACTCGGGCTCGGTCCCGGAGCAGGCCCTCGCGGTATTCAAGCAGATCATGGCCGAGGAGGAGAACGTGGTGGCGTTCTACGGCGACTCCACCACCTTCATCAAGCTCTCGGCGCCGGAGGTCAACGACCGCTACAGGATTCTGATGGGCGGCTCCTCGATGGCCACCGAGCTGGCGGATCCCGACAAGTACCGCTACCACTTCATGACCGGTCCCACCTACGCCGACATGATCGGCATCCTGCTGGAGTACATCGCGGGCAAGCGCGAGGCGGGCGCCGCGGCGCCGCGGGTGGTGCTGTTCTACTCCAACATCGACTTCGGTCTCGATCCGATCCCGGCGTCCCGCGAGCGTGCCAAGGAGCTGGGCATCGACATCGTGGAGGAAATCGAGACCGCGCCGATGGGCGTCGACGTGGCGCCGGCGGTGCTGAAGCTGCGCCGCGCCAACCCCGACTACGTGATCTTTCACGGCTACGCCACCACGGTCTGGCCGGAGGTGATGAAACAGGCGCTGCAACAGGGCGTGAATACCATGTTCATGGGCACCTTCTGGGCCATGGAGCCGCTGCTCATCCGGCAGCTCGGACCGCTCGCCGACCGCTACATGGGCGTGTTCCCCTACCGCTACTACTGGGAGCAG